The Glycine max cultivar Williams 82 chromosome 3, Glycine_max_v4.0, whole genome shotgun sequence sequence aactTGGTTTTCTTCATGTGGGGTTTAAGCTTGTTCAAATCTGACAACCTCACAGGCTTCAAGAAAAATTCTTCGGCTCCTTCCTCCAAACATCTGTTTTGCCAGTTTCAGATATTAATCAGAATTTCACTTCATAAAAATGTTcacaggtaaaaaaaataaataaataaagaaagtaCAGAAATAGTTCTCTTTCTTACCTGTTAATCCTTGAAGGCACATTTTCAGATGACATAATCACCACTGGTATGTTTCTCAAAGATGAAGATTCCTGAAATATAACATCAGAGAGAATACTAATTAAGTTTTTGAGCCTGTTGGTTCCAGGTGGAACAAGTGAGAACATAATATTTCATAGATTTTCAAACGATTTTTCACTCAAATAAAATCCAGCAGCAACTAAAAGTAGGACCttttggaaaagaaagaaaaatctttccATCACATATTGAACCTGATTTGTTTTTGGGTGGAAAACTAATAGCAGATGGAAAAATTATTCCAGGAGGATTATTACACTTGCTAATGAATTTTGTGGTGGTAAGGAAACTAAGTCCAACTTGACAACTTTAACCAACAACATCAAATTCGGAATGAATGCACTTTCAAAATGGATCTCTCTACAAGGGTCTTTGTGAAAACGGAAAAACAATCTTGGCTACAAAAACTGAGAAGAAAAGTGGTGGAGAATAAAATGGTTAATAAAAGAGAGATGAGACAGGAATAGAAACCAAAGCAAAGCAAGAAGCATACCTTGATTTTCTTAAGCAAGTCATAGCCTGTCATGCCAGGCATACAGTAATCTGTTATAACAAGATTCACCTCCACCTCCTATAAAGAcacaaaaagccaaaaacaatCTCAGAATCCCAGAAAAAGAAACTGATCTGTGGCcaaaaataaacactgaacacaacacaacaagttggttaaaatttttaaattacaaaaaaaaaaaacaccttttATGCATTCTAACCAAAAAAACACACTATACCTGAGGCTGATGGTTGTTGGGACAAACAGATGGTATACTTGGATTGCTCTCATCATTCTCACGCAACCCCAGAAACTCTAAAGCCTTGCTACCAGAATCAACTGTAGTAACTGCCATTGAGAAAAAAGGGTTCTACTTATCAGGCAAAATAGTAAATAAGAAAGAATAAAGATCAAATTTTTCTCTCAGATTTTGGTGTGTTTGGCCTAAAAGATTGTACCTTGATAGGAAGAGGTTCTGAGGAGCCTCTCAATGAGTTTCCTATCTATGATGCTGTCATCAACAGCCAAGACATGAAACTGTGACTCCGCTGCAGCCATCCCCATTTGTGAAAAGGTGAAAAATTGGATTGAAGATTTTGGAAGAAACAAAGAATTGGAAAAAAGGGTTGGTTGGAAGAAAGGtttatgttttgtgttttgtgttatgatgaaaaaaaa is a genomic window containing:
- the LOC100788079 gene encoding Two-component response regulator ARR9-like is translated as MGMAAAESQFHVLAVDDSIIDRKLIERLLRTSSYQVTTVDSGSKALEFLGLRENDESNPSIPSVCPNNHQPQEVEVNLVITDYCMPGMTGYDLLKKIKESSSLRNIPVVIMSSENVPSRINRCLEEGAEEFFLKPVRLSDLNKLKPHMKKTKFKDQKQETVERFEDSEVQQQQSQQQIIIQNEHHQAPKLQVLQPESESESHPQPTIEQQQQILQQANNNNKRKTMEQGLSPETDRTRPRYSGIATVV